The following proteins are co-located in the Camelina sativa cultivar DH55 chromosome 12, Cs, whole genome shotgun sequence genome:
- the LOC104732583 gene encoding phosphoglycolate phosphatase 1B, chloroplastic-like: protein MLSRSVASAVSQVSSSTSALLPNSKQLFSFKTLCGYRSSSFCGGSIRKINHKPLRMTSSNMTTRAMASKQLENADQLIDSVETFIFDCDGVIWKGDKLIEGVPETLDMLRAKGKRLVFVTNNSTKSRKQYGKKFETLGLNVNEEEIFASSFAAAAYLQSINFPKDKKVYVIGEEGILKELELAGFQYLGGPDDGKKQIELKPGFLMEHEHDVGAVVVGFDRYFNYYKIQYGTLCIRENPGCLFIATNRDAVTHLTDAQEWAGGGSMVGALVGSTQREPLVVGKPSTFMMDYLADKFGIQKSQICMVGDRLDTDILFGQNGGCKTLLVLSGVTSISMLESPDNKIQPDFYTSKISDFLSPKAATV from the exons atgctGAGTAGATCAGTTGCTTCAGCCGTTTCACAGgtctcttcttctacttctgcGCTCTTACCAAACTCTAAACAACTCTTCAGCTTCAAAACGCTCTGTGGAtatcgttcttcttctttctgcgGCGGCTCCATTCGTAAAATCAACCATAAGCCTCTTCGAATGACGAGTTCCAATATGACAACGAGAGCTATGGCCTCGAAGCAGCTTGAGAACGCTGATCAGCTCATTGATTCTGTCGAAACCTTTATCTTCGATTGTGACG GAGTAATCTGGAAGGGAGATAAACTGATTGAGGGAGTTCCTGAAACTCTTGATATGCTTCGTGCCAAG GGAAAGAGGTTGGTTTTTGTCACAAACAACTCTACAAAGTCTAGGAAACAGTATGGCAAAAAGTTTGAGACTCTTGGCCTGAATGTTAACGAG GAAGAGATATTTGCTTCATCTTTTGCTGCAGCTGCTTACTTACAGTCTATTAATTTCCCAAAAGATAAGAAG GTCTATGTAATTGGTGAGGAAGGTATCTTGAAAGAGCTTGAACTTGCTGGTTTTCAATACCTTGGAGGGCCG GATGATGGTAAAAAACAGATTGAATTGAAGCCAGGATTCCTAATGGAGCATGAACATGAT GTGGGAGCTGTTGTCGTTGGATTTGATCGCTATTTCAACTACTACAAAATTCA GTACGGAACACTTTGTATCCGTGAGAACCCGGGGTGTCTTTTCATTGCTACAAACCGAGATGCTGTCACCCACCTTACTGATGCTCAAGAATGGGCAG GTGGTGGCTCTATGGTTGGTGCTCTTGTTGGATCCACTCAACGTGAGCCTCTTGTTGTTGGAAAACCCTCAACTTTTATGATGGACTATTTAGCAGACAA ATTTGGAATTCAAAAGTCACAGATATGCATGGTGGGTGATAGACTGGACACTGACATTTTATTCGGGCAAAATGGCGGTTGCAAAACTCTGCTCGTCCTCTCGG GTGTTACTTCAATCTCAATGTTGGAAAGCCCTGATAACAAGATACAACCCGATTTTTACACCAGCAAGATCTCCGATTTTCTATCCCCCAAAGCAGCAACTGTATAA
- the LOC104732584 gene encoding uncharacterized protein LOC104732584, producing the protein MGMSKSKSNTHNIFLICNYILLGSASSCIFLTISLRLFPSLSGLSLILLYALTIATAVSGCSIFASSTTATTSDRLYGSHMVATVLTAIFQGAVSVLTFTRTGDFLRFLESYVLEEDGAVILKLAGGLCVLMFCLEWVVLVLAFLLKYSDYLDESVVDDDDFKVRRQEDDLKDWPSYPFQLKI; encoded by the coding sequence ATGGGAATGTCGAAATCGAAAAGCAACACACATAACATCTTCCTTATCTGCAACTACATCCTCTTAGGCTCAGCCTCAAGCTGCATCTTCCTCACGATCTCCCTCCGTCTCTTCCCATCACTCTCTGGTCTCTCCCTCATCTTACTCTACGCTCTCACCATCGCTACCGCGGTTTCCGGTTGCTCGATCTTcgcctcctccaccaccgcaACCACTAGCGACAGATTATACGGTTCACACATGGTAGCCACAGTTCTCACGGCCATATTCCAAGGCGCGGTCTCTGTTCTGACGTTCACGAGAACAGGGGATTTCCTAAGGTTCTTGGAATCGTATGTTTTGGAAGAAGACGGTGCCGTGATACTAAAACTCGCTGGTGGTTTGTGTGTATTGATGTTCTGCTTGGAGTGGGTCGTTCTTGTGCTAGCGTTTTTGTTGAAGTATAGTGATTATTTAGATGAGAGTgttgtagatgatgatgatttcaaGGTTCGAAGGCAAGAAGACGATCTCAAGGATTGGCCTTCTTACCCATTTCAACTcaagatttaa